A window of Malaclemys terrapin pileata isolate rMalTer1 chromosome 14, rMalTer1.hap1, whole genome shotgun sequence contains these coding sequences:
- the PDP2 gene encoding pyruvate dehydrogenase [acetyl-transferring]-phosphatase 2, mitochondrial — MMSSTVSSRILSSARNSIIVLQGKGRLYSRCITIRNKMKWKCGFAKGPLSPFVLSWSIDNVFTLKKAFRHTSTEEEDFSLQLTSSQINDILRADEFSHKIHDFDGKNTNSVLKFESNQLAANTPNEDRRSAATCLQTKGMMFGVFDGHAGSACAQSVSQRLLYYIAVSLMSQQTLEEIEFAMEHMKPVLPILQWYKHPNDMYREVASLYLDHLRVYWQELLNLDVELGFSVEEALIYAFKRLDSDISLEAQAPLENEMMRNIALQVAFSGATACVAHIDSVHLHIANAGDCRAILGVQEEDGMWSALSLTGDHNAFNEAEIRRLKGEHPKSEEETVIINNRLLGILMPSRAFGDVRFKWSKELQHNILENGCDVEALNIYQYAPPNYYTPPYLIAEPEVTYHKLRCQDKFLVIASDGLWDMLNNEDVIKLVAEHLAQANVQKPRMTVQKPASLGYMRSLLRHRKARGVGSYDQNIATHLIRHAIGDNEYGEIDQERLAAMLTLPEDLARMYRDDITVTVVYFNSDTIDSYYKENE, encoded by the coding sequence ATGATGTCCAGTACTGTATCCTCCAGGATTTTAAGTTCTGCAAGAAACAGTATCATTGTTTTGCAAGGAAAAGGACGTTTGTACTCAAGATGTATCACAATCAGAAACAAGATGAAATGGAAGTGTGGGTTTGCCAAAGGGCCTCTTTCCCCTTTTGTGCTGAGTTGGAGCATCGACAATGTCTTCACCTTAAAAAAAGCATTCAGACATACTTCAACTGAAGAAGAAGACTTCAGTCTTCAGTTGACATCATCACAAATAAATGATATACTAAGAGCAGATGAATTTTCTCATAAAATTCATGACTTTGATGGCAAAAacacaaattctgtgctgaaattTGAGAGTAACCAGCTGGCTGCCAACACACCTAATGAAGATCGTAGAAGTGCAGCCACATGCTTACAGACCAAAGGGATGATGTTTGGGGTCTTTGATGGTCATGCAGGTTCTGCATGTGCTCAGTCAGTAAGTCAGAGACTGTTGTATTATATAGCTGTCTCTCTCATGTCTCAACAAACGCTGGAAGAGATTGAGTTTGCCATGGAACACATGAAACCAGTTCTGCCAATTCTGCAGTGGTACAAGCATCCAAATGACATGTACCGAGAAGTAGCCTCACTGTACTTGGATCACCTCAGAGTTTATTGGCAGGAACTATTGAACCTAGATGTAGAACTCGGATTCAGTGTAGAAGAAGCCTTGATATATGCATTCAAAAGGTTAGATTCAGATATATCACTGGAAGCTCAGGCTCCCCTAGAAAATGAAATGATGAGAAACATTGCCCTTCAAGTGGCTTTTTCTGGTGCAACAGCCTGTGTGGCTCACATTGACAGTGTTCACTTACACATTGCAAATGCTGGGGATTGCAGGGCAATCCTAGGGGTTCAAGAAGAAGATGGAATGTGGTCTGCACTCTCTCTTACTGGAGACCACAATGCTTTCAATGAAGCAGAAATCAGAAGGTTAAAGGGAGAACATCCTAAATCTGAGGAGGAAACTGTAATCATAAACAACAGGCTGCTGGGGATTCTCATGCCCTCTAGAGCTTTCGGAGATGTCAGATTCAAATGGAGTAAAGAACTGCAACACAATATTCTGGAGAATGGTTGTGATGTTGAGGCTTTAAATATTTATCAGTATGCTCCTCCCAATTACTATACGCCTCCCTATTTAATTGCAGAGCCTGAAGTCACCTACCATAAACTAAGATGTCAAGATAAATTTCTAGTTATTGCTTCAGATGGACTGTGGGACATGCTGAACAATGAGGATGTCATAAAACTTGTTGCAGAACACCTAGCACAAGCTAATGTACAGAAACCAAGGATGACTGTTCAGAAACCAGCCAGCCTGGGTTACATGCGAAGTCTGCTGCGTCATAGAAAAGCCAGGGGTGTTGGCTCATATGACCAGAATATAGCCACTCACCTAATAAGGCACGCAATTGGAGATAATGAATATGGAGAGATAGACCAAGAGAGACTTGCTGCAATGTTGACTTTACCTGAAGATCTAGCAAGGATGTATAGAGATGACATCACTGTTACTGTGGTATATTTTAATTCAGATACAATTGACAGCTACTACAAAGAAAATGAATAG